A genomic region of Mustela erminea isolate mMusErm1 chromosome 12, mMusErm1.Pri, whole genome shotgun sequence contains the following coding sequences:
- the BAG1 gene encoding BAG family molecular chaperone regulator 1 has product MCLLAFPDSFSGFSARPSGEAELGEVGAVGGAGKALAEYSWARAGPAPRGGADRPGRAGAGRGGPGRAGSRRSCNTPNSAPSAGWSTSAGLAERGGARRPRGDRGRLGPRRRGPRPGREPRQSVPPAERGPPRSQRTSIRSAARGHARTTRGAAAGARRPRMKKVRPRSARSEEVPRNEADRSEEVAQSEEEARSEEATRSEEVTQSKEVTQREEMAAAGLSVTVTHSNEKHDLHVTPQQGCSEPVVQDLAQVVEEATGVPLPFQKLIFKGKSLKEMEKPLSALGIQNGCRVMLIGKKNSPEEEAELKKLKGLEKSVEKIADQLQELNKELTGIQQGFLAKDLQAEALCKLDRRVKATIEQFMKILEEIDTLILPENFKDSRLKRKGLVKRVQAFLAECDTVEQNICQETERLQSMNLALAE; this is encoded by the exons ATGTGCTTATTGGCGTTTCCCGACTCTTTTTCCGGGTTTTCAGCGCGGCCTTCCGGGGAAGCAGAGCTCGGGGAGGTTGGAGCTG TGGGTGGGGCCGGGAAGGCTTTGGCGGAATACAGCTGGGCCAGAGCCGGGCCTGCTCCGAGGGGCGGGGCCGATAggccggggcgggccggggcgggccggggcgggccggggcgggccggGAGCCGGCGGAGTTGCAACACGCCGAACTCAGCGCCCTCCGCTGGGTGGTCAACAAGCGCGGGTCTGGCGGAGCGCGGTGGCGCTCGGAGACCGCGAGGTGACCGGGGGCGGCTGGGTCCCCGGCGGCGCGGCCCCCGGCCGGGCCGGGAGCCGCGCCAGTCGGTGCCCCCGGCCGAGCGCGGTCCGCCTCGCTCTCAGCGAACATCCATCCGGAGTGCGGCCCGCGGACATGCCAGAACCACCAGGGGCGCCGCCGCCGGCGCTCGAAGGCCGCGGATGAAAAAAGTGCGGCCTCGCTCGGCCCGGAGCGAAGAGGTGCCCCGGAACGAAGCGGACCGAAGTGAAGAGGTGGCTCAGAGCGAAGAAGAGGCCCGGAGCGAAGAGGCGACCCGGAGCGAAGAGGTGACCCAGAGCAAAGAGGTGACCCAGAGAGAGGAAATGGCGGCAGCCGGGCTCAGCGTGACCGTCACCCACA gcAATGAGAAGCACGATCTTCATGTTACCCCGCAACAGGGCTGTAGTGAGCCAGTTGTCCAAGACCTGGCCCAGGTTGTTGAAGAGGCCACAGGAGTCCCACTGCCTTTTCAGAAACTTATATTTAAGG GAAAATCtctgaaggaaatggagaagcCACTGTCAGCACTCGGAATACAAAATGGTTGCCGAGTCATGTTGATTGGGAAGAAG aaCAGTCCAGAGGAAGAGGCTGAACTAAAGAAGTTGAAAGGTTTGGAGAAGTCTGTGGAGAAGATAGCTGACCAACTGCAAGAGTTGAACAAAGAGCTTACTGGAATCCAACAG GGTTTCCTGGCCAAGGATTTGCAAGCTGAAGCCCTCTGCAAACTTGATAGGAGAGTAAAAGCCACTATCGAGCAATTTATGAAAATCTTGGAAGAGATTGACACACTG ATTCTGCCGGAAAATTTCAAAGACAGTAGACTGAAAAGGAAGGGTTTGGTGAAGAGGGTTCAG GCATTCCTAGCTGAGTGTGACACAGTGGAACAGAACATCTGCCAGGAGACAGAGCGGCTACAGTCCATGAACTTGGCCCTGGCCGAGTGA